In Lacrimispora indolis DSM 755, a genomic segment contains:
- a CDS encoding LytR/AlgR family response regulator transcription factor, whose amino-acid sequence MIKIAICDDDRFICSQVEDIIINYSKLKCIKINTDVFYSGESILNYLNQGNSFDLIYLDIELGKTNGIEVGQQLRKIMKNYTTEIVYISGKDQYYKQLFDVQPLNFIEKPIRHHFVISALELTQERMQKSAGLFQYQKGYEIYKTKISDILYFESLNRKVKIVTTKQEDLFYGNLDNVSIYISSYPFLKIHRSYLINYNHASVLKYSEVVMSNGTVLPISRNRRQEIRNLQINGE is encoded by the coding sequence ATGATAAAAATTGCAATTTGTGACGACGACCGGTTTATTTGTTCACAAGTGGAAGATATTATTATAAATTATTCAAAACTAAAATGTATAAAGATTAATACAGATGTTTTTTATTCAGGAGAAAGCATTTTAAATTATCTTAATCAAGGTAATTCTTTTGATTTAATATATCTTGATATAGAATTAGGAAAAACAAATGGGATCGAAGTGGGCCAACAGTTACGAAAAATTATGAAAAATTATACAACTGAAATCGTATATATTTCAGGAAAAGACCAATATTATAAGCAGCTTTTTGATGTTCAACCGTTAAATTTTATTGAAAAGCCTATTAGGCACCATTTTGTAATTAGTGCCCTGGAATTGACACAAGAAAGAATGCAAAAGTCTGCCGGATTATTTCAATATCAAAAGGGTTACGAGATTTATAAAACAAAAATAAGTGATATTCTATATTTTGAAAGTCTGAACCGAAAAGTGAAAATTGTGACGACAAAACAAGAAGATTTATTTTATGGGAACCTGGATAACGTTTCAATTTATATCTCCAGCTATCCGTTTTTAAAAATACATCGTTCTTATCTGATTAATTATAATCATGCTTCCGTATTAAAATATTCGGAGGTAGTTATGTCCAACGGTACGGTGCTTCCAATAAGCAGAAATAGAAGGCAAGAAATCAGAAATTTGCAAATAAATGGAGAATAA
- the spoIVB gene encoding SpoIVB peptidase, producing the protein MGKNKIHRIIIRAFWISLIFCIGFSWFYMKRVIPDKLNIVAQEEEQFHFSMPFDVTLYSDSEEVVLNNGSNIPSDQIHLQVNQPFSVYSENQGSYKLGLKLFGWIQLKDIQVNVVDTKYAIPCGTPIGIYLKSDGIMVIGTGDVTKKDGMVVEPAFGILQSGDYIEAINGTPLKDKEALMSELSKIGPTEAVLKIRRNGETIDVKMNPTEAEDGTYKLGVWVRDDTQGIGTMTYVDMNGQFGALGHGISDSDTGNVVQITDGALYETAILGIEKGTFGKPGVMSGIIYYGPGSTLGTISANTEEGIFGSVNDRFKQSLAQDAIPIGYRQDVKKGTAHIRSDVSGKVRDYEIEIQRVDYSTTHKSKGMVIKVTDPDLLALTGGIVQGMSGSPIIQDGKLIGAVTHVFIQDSTRGYGIFIENMINH; encoded by the coding sequence ATGGGAAAAAATAAAATTCATAGGATTATTATAAGAGCATTTTGGATCAGCTTGATCTTTTGCATCGGATTTTCCTGGTTCTATATGAAGCGGGTAATTCCTGACAAACTGAATATTGTTGCACAGGAAGAAGAACAGTTTCATTTCTCCATGCCTTTTGATGTGACGCTGTATTCCGACAGCGAGGAAGTGGTATTAAATAACGGATCAAATATCCCTTCCGATCAGATCCATCTTCAGGTAAACCAGCCATTTTCCGTATATTCGGAAAATCAGGGAAGCTACAAGCTGGGGCTGAAGCTATTTGGATGGATTCAATTAAAAGATATACAGGTGAATGTAGTAGATACCAAATATGCCATTCCATGCGGCACTCCCATTGGGATCTACTTAAAATCAGATGGTATCATGGTGATCGGTACCGGAGATGTAACAAAAAAAGACGGAATGGTTGTGGAACCGGCCTTCGGGATTCTTCAGTCCGGAGATTACATCGAGGCCATCAATGGAACACCTTTAAAGGACAAGGAAGCGCTGATGAGTGAACTGAGCAAAATCGGCCCTACCGAGGCAGTGTTAAAAATCAGACGGAACGGGGAAACCATTGATGTAAAAATGAATCCCACGGAAGCGGAAGACGGAACCTATAAGCTGGGTGTCTGGGTGCGGGATGATACTCAGGGAATCGGCACCATGACCTATGTGGATATGAACGGTCAGTTCGGCGCATTGGGTCATGGAATCAGCGACAGCGATACCGGTAATGTGGTGCAGATCACAGATGGAGCACTATATGAAACAGCGATCCTTGGAATTGAAAAGGGAACCTTTGGAAAGCCGGGAGTGATGAGCGGCATCATCTACTACGGACCAGGTTCTACTCTTGGTACCATCAGCGCCAATACGGAAGAAGGAATATTTGGAAGTGTAAATGACAGATTTAAGCAGAGTCTGGCGCAGGATGCCATTCCCATCGGCTACCGGCAGGATGTGAAGAAGGGAACGGCCCACATCAGAAGCGATGTATCCGGTAAGGTCCGGGATTATGAGATTGAGATACAGCGAGTGGATTATTCCACAACTCATAAAAGCAAGGGAATGGTGATCAAGGTCACTGACCCGGATCTTCTGGCCCTGACCGGAGGAATTGTTCAAGGCATGTCAGGAAGCCCCATTATTCAGGATGGCAAGCTGATCGGAGCCGTTACCCATGTGTTCATCCAGGACTCAACAAGAGGATATGGGATCTTCATAGAAAACATGATCAATCACTGA
- a CDS encoding Cof-type HAD-IIB family hydrolase, which produces MIKLIASDIDGTLVTDGSHELNPELYDVILKLRAKGIQFAAASGRQWLSIESIFGPIREKVFYLSDNGAYVGCHGRSLFINTIERKTVMDMVEDVRNMDGLEVMICGPDMIYTESKDEEFLDWIVNGYRFHVKQVEELTKVDSEFIKVSVYRKTDVEAHTRILREKYADRLKITIAGDMWMDCMRPGINKGQAVKLLQDSLGIKPEETMAFGDQLNDVEMLKQAYYSFAVGNAREEVKAVARFQADTNVNDGVLKILKLLL; this is translated from the coding sequence ATGATTAAACTGATTGCATCAGATATTGACGGGACTCTGGTGACGGATGGAAGCCACGAGCTGAATCCTGAGCTTTATGACGTGATTTTAAAGCTGCGGGCGAAAGGAATACAGTTTGCCGCGGCCAGCGGACGCCAGTGGCTCAGCATAGAATCCATATTTGGCCCCATCAGGGAAAAGGTGTTCTATCTTTCGGATAACGGCGCTTATGTGGGCTGCCATGGAAGAAGCCTGTTCATCAATACCATTGAGCGTAAGACGGTCATGGATATGGTGGAAGATGTAAGGAATATGGATGGGCTTGAAGTGATGATCTGCGGACCTGATATGATTTATACGGAGTCAAAAGATGAGGAATTTCTGGACTGGATTGTAAACGGCTACCGGTTCCATGTGAAGCAGGTGGAGGAGTTGACCAAGGTGGACTCTGAATTTATCAAGGTTTCCGTATACCGTAAAACAGATGTGGAGGCTCATACCAGAATCCTGAGGGAAAAGTATGCGGACCGCCTTAAAATAACCATAGCAGGAGACATGTGGATGGACTGCATGAGGCCGGGAATCAATAAAGGCCAGGCTGTGAAGCTTCTTCAGGACAGCCTGGGGATCAAACCGGAGGAGACCATGGCCTTTGGTGATCAGTTAAATGATGTTGAGATGCTAAAACAGGCGTATTACAGCTTTGCCGTAGGAAATGCCAGGGAAGAAGTAAAGGCTGTGGCCAGATTTCAGGCGGACACCAATGTAAATGACGGAGTATTGAAAATACTGAAGCTGCTGCTTTAA
- a CDS encoding sensor histidine kinase: MSIDKYAIIYWLSDLFMAYVIYKYVHIFYSEFKFSRNIEWFVYIGYFLLNACIYMSIKKPLIVMTSTILLLLGLTCLYRGSLKKALLSAFIIFLSLMCIETTIVFLTDFPGADLFASFQHKSEFGIISIRIVSYAFVLLVQGFMHVKNEYPLPFIYWISLILVPFGTIILLLIIFSGNSVPSIYITASIGIVFIINIVTFYLYDCISNFMLEQMNKRLVEEQNKYYEHQIELMKSSLENIKIFRHDLKNKLSPIYGLAISGKNEELIERISELTETCSGNYGQIISGNSDLDSIINFKLQHAEKEKIKVSTKILVPAKLSISSFDLAVILGNLIDNSMEAVSTIESDRWINIDMIYTKGRLILKISNSFDGILKKSDDFFISRKSDQANHGLGIKSVKAAIQKYDGAMQITNTDKTFTVKILMYVQP; encoded by the coding sequence ATGAGTATTGACAAATATGCAATTATATATTGGCTCAGCGATCTGTTCATGGCATATGTTATCTATAAATACGTTCACATTTTTTATTCTGAATTTAAATTTAGCAGGAATATAGAGTGGTTTGTTTACATAGGATACTTTCTTTTAAATGCTTGCATTTATATGTCTATAAAAAAGCCTCTGATAGTAATGACTTCCACGATTTTATTACTCTTGGGATTAACCTGCCTCTATCGTGGAAGTTTAAAAAAGGCCTTGTTATCAGCATTCATAATTTTTCTTTCTCTAATGTGCATAGAAACGACTATCGTCTTCTTGACAGATTTTCCCGGGGCGGACCTTTTTGCCTCATTTCAGCATAAATCGGAATTTGGCATCATCAGCATACGGATTGTGTCTTACGCTTTCGTACTCCTGGTGCAAGGCTTTATGCACGTAAAAAACGAGTACCCGCTCCCTTTCATTTATTGGATAAGCTTAATTTTAGTTCCTTTTGGAACAATTATTTTACTTCTTATTATTTTCTCAGGAAATTCAGTACCATCCATTTATATCACCGCAAGCATTGGAATTGTTTTTATCATCAATATTGTAACCTTTTACCTGTACGACTGTATTTCCAATTTTATGCTTGAACAAATGAATAAGCGGCTGGTGGAAGAACAAAACAAATATTATGAACACCAGATTGAATTGATGAAATCATCACTGGAAAATATAAAGATCTTTCGCCATGATTTAAAAAATAAACTGTCACCGATCTATGGCTTAGCGATCTCAGGAAAAAACGAAGAATTAATTGAACGCATTTCTGAATTAACCGAAACTTGCAGCGGAAATTACGGGCAGATTATATCCGGAAACAGCGACTTAGACAGTATCATAAATTTCAAGTTACAACATGCGGAAAAAGAAAAAATTAAAGTGTCCACAAAAATCCTGGTACCTGCCAAACTTTCCATTTCCTCATTTGATCTTGCCGTAATTCTGGGGAACTTAATCGACAATTCCATGGAAGCTGTGTCAACAATAGAATCAGATCGGTGGATCAACATTGACATGATATATACAAAGGGCCGCTTAATTCTTAAAATCAGCAACTCATTTGATGGCATTTTGAAAAAGAGCGATGACTTTTTTATTTCACGCAAAAGTGATCAGGCGAATCACGGTCTCGGAATAAAAAGTGTTAAAGCAGCAATACAAAAATATGATGGAGCTATGCAGATAACCAATACGGACAAAACTTTTACTGTTAAAATCCTTATGTACGTACAACCCTAG
- a CDS encoding accessory gene regulator ArgB-like protein, which yields MEQFANKLTEKLVLHQIIKDEDKDLYSYGIWQGAILLFNFATVIAISCLFQMLWQGIVFTIAYGFLRSYAGGYHARTQTGCYLFSVALICVVLSLIKFVEWNNISIVISVILSGILILALAPLEDENKRLDVKEQYIFKKRSNIVLLILAVITLLANFIGQVPVSICITMSICTSAFMLILGKIKYISK from the coding sequence ATGGAACAATTTGCAAATAAACTGACTGAAAAACTGGTGTTACATCAAATTATTAAAGACGAGGATAAAGATTTATATTCTTATGGTATCTGGCAAGGTGCAATCTTATTATTTAATTTTGCAACTGTCATAGCAATAAGCTGTTTGTTTCAAATGCTCTGGCAGGGAATTGTCTTTACAATAGCATATGGTTTTCTGCGGTCCTATGCCGGAGGATACCATGCCCGTACTCAGACAGGATGTTATCTATTCTCTGTTGCCCTCATATGTGTTGTTCTCAGCCTTATAAAGTTCGTTGAGTGGAACAATATCAGCATTGTCATCAGCGTCATTCTATCAGGTATCCTCATCTTAGCGCTGGCCCCGCTGGAAGACGAAAACAAACGGCTGGATGTAAAAGAACAATATATTTTTAAAAAACGTTCAAATATTGTTTTACTGATTTTGGCAGTCATAACCTTACTTGCAAATTTCATTGGACAAGTTCCTGTTTCTATCTGCATTACCATGTCAATATGTACTTCTGCATTTATGCTTATATTGGGAAAAATAAAATATATATCTAAATAA
- the spo0A gene encoding sporulation transcription factor Spo0A has protein sequence MSEISIAIADDNLQTLNLLNDILEGEEDFHVVGRADNGEDAYNMILKTNPDVVLLDVIMPRMDGITVMERVRGNGAVTKIPSFIMVTAAGSENITEDAFRMGANYYIMKPFNKDIIVDKVRRVGQRKSKAPSLQGMKKVKPYVNKTEYMEQNLENDVTQMLHEIGIPAHIKGYQYLRDAIVISVQDQEMLTSVTKILYPSIAKKHQTTPSRVERAIRHAIEVAWSRGKMDTINELFGYTVSTGKGKPTNSEFIALIADKIRLDYKKLS, from the coding sequence ATGTCAGAAATCAGTATTGCGATTGCGGATGATAACCTGCAGACATTAAATCTGCTGAACGATATACTGGAGGGAGAGGAGGACTTTCACGTCGTTGGAAGAGCGGATAATGGCGAAGACGCTTATAACATGATCCTCAAAACAAATCCGGATGTTGTCTTATTGGATGTGATTATGCCGAGAATGGACGGAATAACGGTAATGGAACGTGTACGCGGAAACGGCGCCGTTACAAAGATTCCGTCATTTATCATGGTCACAGCGGCAGGAAGTGAGAATATTACAGAAGATGCGTTCCGAATGGGAGCAAATTACTACATAATGAAGCCGTTTAATAAGGATATTATCGTCGACAAGGTACGAAGAGTAGGACAGAGGAAGTCGAAGGCTCCCAGCCTTCAGGGGATGAAAAAGGTAAAACCTTATGTCAATAAAACAGAGTACATGGAACAGAACCTGGAAAATGATGTCACTCAAATGCTTCATGAAATAGGAATTCCGGCGCATATTAAGGGATATCAGTATTTGAGGGATGCCATTGTCATTTCCGTGCAGGACCAGGAAATGCTCACCTCTGTCACAAAGATACTTTACCCTTCCATTGCAAAGAAACATCAGACAACTCCCAGCAGAGTGGAACGCGCCATCCGCCATGCCATTGAAGTGGCCTGGAGCCGGGGAAAGATGGATACTATTAATGAATTGTTTGGGTATACGGTGAGCACAGGCAAAGGCAAGCCTACGAATTCAGAATTCATAGCTTTGATTGCCGATAAAATAAGGCTGGATTATAAAAAACTTTCTTAA
- a CDS encoding peptidylprolyl isomerase: MKGQLKSARRVLLAAAAAIALLSGCKADIPLVSETSTTKAYTLPQSMMILATERNQYQRIYTSQIWGVDLPDGQTFETYLVDQVKEFLQEMKMMNLLARNKGVTLTSAEKEEVRKASEEYFDSLTADDISYMGATEEDVRTMYEEYYLSNKVVDELTKDMNLEISDSEAKVIVVEQIVLSDGTEAGDVLLKAGAEGADFSALAREYSEDGTIERQVGRGENPGPYEDAAFSLSAGQISQVVENKGKYYIIRCVNDYDEDATQERKSGLYRKRKKEVFDQIYSQFKNENPVTFSSEIWKDVKFSKDDRTTTTNFFEIYKKYFSD, from the coding sequence ATGAAAGGTCAACTTAAGAGTGCAAGAAGGGTTCTTCTGGCTGCTGCAGCGGCAATTGCCCTGCTGTCCGGCTGCAAGGCTGATATCCCCCTTGTTTCTGAAACGTCAACCACAAAGGCGTATACCCTGCCGCAGTCCATGATGATCCTGGCTACAGAAAGGAACCAGTATCAGCGGATCTATACCAGCCAGATCTGGGGAGTGGATTTACCCGACGGCCAGACCTTTGAAACCTATCTGGTGGATCAGGTAAAGGAATTTCTCCAGGAAATGAAAATGATGAATCTTCTGGCCCGGAATAAGGGAGTCACCTTAACCAGCGCGGAAAAGGAAGAGGTGCGTAAGGCATCGGAGGAGTATTTCGATTCCCTGACAGCTGATGATATCTCTTACATGGGAGCCACGGAAGAGGATGTGAGGACCATGTATGAGGAATATTACTTATCCAACAAGGTGGTTGATGAACTGACAAAGGACATGAATTTAGAGATCAGTGACAGCGAAGCCAAGGTGATCGTTGTGGAGCAGATCGTTTTGTCCGATGGAACCGAGGCCGGTGATGTGCTTTTAAAGGCAGGGGCCGAGGGGGCTGACTTTTCCGCACTTGCCAGGGAATATTCGGAGGATGGAACCATTGAACGCCAGGTGGGAAGAGGGGAGAATCCAGGCCCCTACGAGGACGCCGCCTTTTCTCTTTCCGCAGGTCAGATCAGCCAGGTGGTGGAGAATAAGGGCAAATACTATATCATACGGTGTGTGAACGATTATGACGAAGATGCCACCCAGGAGAGGAAATCAGGGTTATACCGGAAACGGAAGAAGGAAGTCTTTGATCAGATCTATTCCCAGTTTAAGAATGAAAATCCGGTCACCTTCAGCAGTGAAATCTGGAAGGATGTAAAATTCTCCAAGGATGACAGGACAACTACCACGAACTTTTTTGAAATCTACAAAAAGTATTTTTCTGATTAA
- the glgA gene encoding glycogen synthase GlgA yields the protein MKKILFVASEAVPFIKTGGLADVVGSLPKCFDKEFFDVRVMIPKYLCIKEDLRDQMTYVDHFYMDYLGQSRYVGILQYVQEGITFYFIDNEGYYDGSKPYGDWYSDLEKFCFFSRAALSALPVIGFQPDVIHCHDWQTALVPVLLKDRFHEGEFFQGMKSVITIHNLKFQGVWDVKTIQKFTCLPDYYFTPDKLEAYKDGNLLKGGIVYADAITTVSDTYAEEIKMPFYGEGLDGLMRARAGSLRGIVNGIDYEEFDPETDPYIEKNYNLKNFRKEKVKNKRALQQELGLNQDDKKFMIGIVSRLTDQKGLDLIQCVIDELCQDDIQLVVLGTGEERYENMFRHYAWKYQDKVSANIYYSEAMSHKIYAACDAFLMPSLFEPCGLSQLMALRYGTVPIVRETGGLKDTVEPYNEFENRGTGFSFANYNAHEMLGIIRYAKIVYYDKKREWNKIIDRAMTKDYSWKTSAMKYQELYDWLIGY from the coding sequence ATGAAGAAGATATTATTCGTTGCATCAGAGGCAGTACCTTTCATTAAAACAGGAGGGCTTGCAGATGTTGTGGGATCCCTTCCAAAATGCTTTGATAAAGAGTTTTTTGATGTAAGAGTCATGATTCCCAAATACCTGTGCATCAAGGAAGATTTAAGAGACCAGATGACCTATGTCGATCATTTTTATATGGATTATCTGGGGCAGAGCAGGTATGTAGGAATTCTTCAGTATGTTCAAGAGGGGATTACCTTTTACTTTATCGATAACGAAGGATATTATGATGGTTCCAAGCCTTATGGTGACTGGTACAGTGACCTGGAAAAGTTTTGCTTTTTCTCCAGAGCAGCCTTGTCAGCACTCCCTGTGATCGGATTTCAGCCGGATGTGATACACTGTCATGACTGGCAGACAGCCCTTGTTCCTGTTTTATTAAAGGACCGTTTTCATGAAGGAGAATTTTTTCAGGGCATGAAATCCGTGATTACGATTCACAATTTGAAGTTTCAGGGCGTATGGGATGTTAAGACCATACAGAAGTTTACCTGCCTGCCGGATTACTATTTTACGCCGGATAAGCTGGAAGCTTATAAGGATGGCAATCTGTTAAAGGGCGGCATTGTTTACGCCGATGCCATTACTACGGTCAGCGATACGTATGCGGAAGAAATCAAGATGCCGTTTTACGGGGAAGGCCTTGACGGCCTTATGCGTGCACGTGCAGGCAGCCTCAGGGGAATTGTTAACGGCATTGATTACGAGGAATTCGATCCGGAAACTGATCCGTATATTGAAAAGAATTATAACTTAAAGAATTTCCGTAAGGAGAAGGTGAAGAATAAACGGGCTTTGCAGCAGGAGCTGGGGCTGAATCAGGATGATAAGAAGTTTATGATTGGCATTGTTTCCAGACTGACAGACCAGAAGGGACTGGATCTGATCCAGTGCGTGATCGATGAGTTGTGTCAGGATGACATCCAGTTGGTAGTTCTCGGAACCGGGGAAGAGCGGTATGAGAATATGTTTCGCCATTATGCATGGAAATACCAGGATAAGGTTTCTGCTAATATCTATTATTCAGAGGCAATGTCCCACAAGATTTATGCAGCCTGTGATGCCTTTCTTATGCCCTCTCTGTTTGAACCATGCGGCTTAAGTCAGCTAATGGCTCTCCGTTACGGCACTGTCCCCATTGTGAGGGAGACCGGCGGGTTAAAGGATACGGTAGAGCCTTATAATGAGTTTGAGAACCGGGGAACCGGCTTCTCCTTCGCCAATTACAACGCTCATGAAATGCTGGGTATCATCCGGTACGCTAAAATCGTATATTACGATAAAAAACGAGAGTGGAACAAAATCATTGACCGCGCCATGACAAAGGATTACTCATGGAAAACTTCAGCCATGAAGTATCAGGAACTCTATGATTGGCTGATTGGCTATTAA
- a CDS encoding phosphotransferase enzyme family protein: protein MKLSSGLEEYIQAVNLQKPILETLSDKFFSNLPQGITHSDFAADNILFNGDDVSAIIDFDTNRYGYVWRDIGRALISFTLNKNTISKNKIISFIEGYSQHMPLDFSDALNSLRLTWCLEVTWWIQLHCFQEKHDIHCLMHQTIL, encoded by the coding sequence ATGAAATTGTCAAGCGGACTTGAGGAGTATATTCAGGCAGTAAATTTGCAAAAGCCCATTTTGGAAACATTATCCGATAAGTTCTTTTCAAACCTTCCGCAAGGTATCACTCATTCAGACTTTGCTGCTGATAATATATTATTTAACGGTGATGACGTATCGGCAATTATTGATTTTGATACGAATAGATATGGGTATGTCTGGAGAGATATTGGACGGGCTTTGATTTCATTTACATTAAATAAAAATACCATAAGCAAAAATAAAATAATTTCGTTTATAGAAGGCTACTCTCAGCACATGCCTCTTGATTTTTCTGACGCACTTAATTCCTTACGCCTAACGTGGTGCCTTGAAGTAACATGGTGGATCCAACTCCATTGCTTCCAGGAAAAACATGATATTCATTGCCTTATGCACCAAACAATATTATAA
- a CDS encoding Maf family protein, with the protein MDRIKRLVLASASPRRKELLAQIGITPEIVPSTIDEMITTDVPEEAVMELSRQKAEDVAARQKPGTCVIGADTVVAAGGEILGKPASHQEAYRMISMIEGRTHQVYTGVTLVYCGQKGNRVKTFVEKTDVRLYPMSDEEIKAYSDGAEPMDKAGAYGIQGKFAAFIKGIDGDYNNVVGLPVGRVYQEIKEMFKQEEKE; encoded by the coding sequence ATGGACAGGATAAAAAGGCTGGTGCTGGCTTCGGCCTCACCAAGAAGGAAGGAGCTTTTGGCTCAGATCGGGATAACGCCGGAGATCGTACCCAGCACTATAGATGAGATGATTACCACAGATGTGCCAGAGGAAGCGGTGATGGAGCTGTCCCGGCAAAAGGCAGAAGACGTTGCCGCCCGGCAGAAGCCTGGTACTTGTGTCATCGGTGCGGACACTGTGGTTGCAGCAGGCGGTGAAATCCTGGGAAAGCCGGCCAGCCACCAGGAGGCTTACCGGATGATCTCCATGATAGAGGGAAGGACGCATCAGGTATACACAGGGGTTACCCTGGTCTATTGTGGGCAGAAGGGCAATAGGGTAAAAACATTTGTGGAAAAAACAGATGTCCGTCTGTATCCAATGTCTGATGAGGAAATCAAAGCCTATTCAGACGGAGCGGAGCCCATGGACAAGGCGGGAGCCTATGGAATACAGGGAAAGTTTGCAGCTTTTATTAAAGGGATTGACGGCGATTATAATAATGTAGTAGGATTGCCTGTAGGACGTGTGTACCAGGAGATAAAGGAGATGTTTAAACAGGAGGAAAAGGAATGA
- a CDS encoding divergent PAP2 family protein produces the protein MTFWEDLLGNQVLITAVAGWLVAQVLKTIIDLALNKNFNPERLVGSGGMPSSHSSTVCALSTAAIYRYGVGSFEFAVCFVLSMIVMYDAMGVRRETGKQAKLLNSILLENPFELKGEILQEKLKEYVGHTPLQVAAGAILGILLAFFISQYY, from the coding sequence ATGACATTTTGGGAAGATTTACTTGGGAATCAGGTCCTGATCACTGCAGTTGCCGGCTGGCTGGTAGCACAGGTTTTAAAGACGATCATCGATCTGGCCCTTAACAAAAACTTTAATCCGGAGAGGCTTGTGGGATCTGGGGGAATGCCCAGCTCCCATTCCTCAACGGTATGTGCATTATCGACCGCCGCCATCTACCGCTATGGCGTCGGTTCTTTTGAGTTTGCGGTCTGTTTTGTCCTTTCCATGATAGTTATGTACGATGCCATGGGAGTGCGCAGGGAAACAGGAAAGCAGGCCAAGCTGTTAAACAGCATTCTTCTGGAAAACCCATTTGAGCTTAAAGGAGAAATATTACAGGAAAAGCTTAAGGAATATGTGGGACATACCCCTCTCCAGGTGGCTGCAGGAGCGATTTTAGGAATCCTGCTGGCATTTTTTATTTCACAGTATTATTAG
- a CDS encoding putative ABC transporter permease, with the protein MSIYHRINCFFLFSLLGYLLECAVLSYENKRPVLNRGFGHGPFCIIYGFGSMGAMILLKPLAGNPVHLYFAAMVMATFMELVTAHMMIKLFGSFWWDYSQKLFNYKGIICLESSIAWGFLGIFYFRFLNGFVNQMAGMVPGNFERLVAMSLLIFYLADFIYTMRMQLRADCEDDDTSMIGRLKVY; encoded by the coding sequence ATGTCAATTTATCATAGGATAAACTGTTTTTTCCTATTCAGCCTTTTGGGATACCTTCTTGAATGTGCCGTACTTAGTTATGAGAATAAAAGGCCTGTTCTAAATCGCGGATTCGGACACGGACCATTCTGTATTATTTATGGATTTGGCTCCATGGGAGCGATGATCCTGCTCAAGCCTCTTGCAGGCAATCCGGTTCATCTTTATTTCGCCGCAATGGTTATGGCTACCTTTATGGAGCTTGTCACAGCTCATATGATGATAAAGCTGTTCGGTTCATTCTGGTGGGATTACAGTCAGAAGTTGTTTAATTACAAAGGAATCATCTGTCTGGAAAGCAGTATTGCGTGGGGATTTCTGGGAATTTTTTATTTCCGCTTCCTCAATGGGTTTGTCAATCAGATGGCAGGAATGGTTCCGGGGAATTTTGAACGGTTGGTGGCAATGAGCCTTTTGATTTTCTATTTGGCTGATTTCATATACACCATGAGGATGCAGCTTCGGGCTGACTGTGAAGACGATGATACGTCCATGATTGGGCGTTTGAAAGTATATTGA
- a CDS encoding HD family phosphohydrolase yields MENMHFTREEREEAIRWAEDSSWVVREDYREDPDYMDCVKDIIDSPVFQSMDDYMQHGDTTCKAHCIKVSYMGYCICRKRGWDYAEVARAGLLHDLFLYDWHTHAKETGEHFHGFTHPRTALNNAVKHFELTEKEKDMILRHMWPLTPIPPKSREGMVIIYSDKFCGLIETVSRIKRWILFGFGKKSAA; encoded by the coding sequence ATGGAAAATATGCATTTTACCCGGGAAGAAAGAGAAGAAGCTATCCGATGGGCAGAAGATTCTTCCTGGGTGGTACGGGAAGATTACCGCGAGGATCCCGATTATATGGACTGCGTAAAGGATATTATAGACAGTCCGGTGTTTCAGTCCATGGATGATTATATGCAGCATGGCGACACTACCTGTAAGGCCCATTGCATTAAAGTGTCTTATATGGGCTACTGCATTTGCAGGAAGCGGGGCTGGGATTATGCAGAGGTTGCCAGAGCCGGCCTTCTTCATGACTTGTTTTTGTACGACTGGCATACCCACGCAAAGGAAACCGGGGAGCACTTCCATGGTTTTACTCACCCCCGGACTGCATTGAACAATGCAGTAAAACATTTTGAATTAACAGAAAAAGAGAAAGATATGATTTTGCGTCACATGTGGCCGCTGACCCCCATTCCTCCAAAAAGCCGGGAGGGAATGGTGATCATTTATTCAGATAAATTTTGCGGTCTGATTGAAACAGTGTCCAGGATCAAGCGTTGGATCTTATTCGGTTTTGGAAAGAAAAGCGCTGCATAA